The following are encoded in a window of bacterium BMS3Abin11 genomic DNA:
- the groL gene encoding 60 kDa chaperonin yields MSAKEVKFGESSRARILAGVNILADAVKVTLGPKGRNVVLDKAFGAPTVTKDGVSVAKEIELDDKFENMGAQMLKEVASRTSDIAGDGTTTATVLAQGLVREGLKSVAAGMNPMDLKRGIDKAIIAATDELKELSRPCSDHKEIAQVGTVSANSDTAIGDIIAKAMGKVGKEGVITVEEGTALDNELDIVEGMQFDRGYLSPYFVNNQDSMTTDMENPLILINEKKISNIRELLPILEAVAKASRPLMIIAEDIEGEALATLVVNNIRGIVKVCAVKAPGFGDRRKSMLQDIAVLTGGQVISEEVGLSLETATIEQLGSAKRIQVTKENTTIIDGEGSHDDISARVSQIRTQIEEATSDYDKEKMQERVAKLAGGVAVIKVGAATEVEMKEKKARVEDALHATRAAVEEGVVPGGGVALIRISDAVKKIKGDNPDQDVGITITLRALEDPLRQIVANAGAEGSVVVSKIAEGKGNFGYNAATGEYGDMIEMGILDPTKVTRTALQNAASIAGLMITTEAMVADKPSDAAAGGGMPDMGGMGGMGGMM; encoded by the coding sequence ATGTCTGCAAAAGAAGTTAAATTTGGTGAAAGTTCACGTGCTCGCATCCTCGCCGGTGTCAATATCCTGGCAGATGCAGTAAAAGTTACCCTCGGTCCTAAAGGTCGCAACGTCGTACTGGACAAAGCCTTTGGTGCACCAACAGTGACCAAAGATGGTGTTTCCGTTGCCAAGGAAATTGAACTGGATGACAAGTTCGAAAATATGGGTGCGCAAATGCTGAAGGAAGTTGCTTCCCGCACTTCCGACATCGCCGGTGATGGCACCACGACAGCGACCGTTCTGGCACAGGGCCTGGTACGTGAAGGCCTGAAATCTGTTGCCGCCGGCATGAATCCTATGGACCTTAAGCGTGGCATCGACAAGGCTATTATTGCCGCTACTGATGAACTGAAGGAGCTGTCTCGCCCATGCTCCGATCATAAGGAAATTGCGCAAGTTGGCACCGTTTCCGCAAATTCTGATACCGCAATTGGTGACATCATTGCAAAGGCAATGGGAAAAGTAGGTAAAGAAGGCGTTATCACAGTCGAAGAAGGCACCGCGCTGGACAATGAACTGGATATCGTTGAAGGCATGCAGTTTGACCGCGGCTATCTGTCACCGTATTTCGTAAACAATCAGGACAGTATGACTACTGACATGGAAAATCCGTTGATCCTTATCAACGAGAAGAAAATATCCAATATCCGTGAACTACTACCAATCCTTGAAGCCGTAGCCAAAGCAAGTCGTCCGTTGATGATTATTGCCGAGGACATTGAGGGTGAAGCACTGGCTACACTTGTGGTAAATAATATTCGCGGCATCGTCAAAGTTTGTGCCGTGAAGGCTCCAGGTTTTGGTGACCGCCGCAAATCCATGCTGCAGGATATCGCAGTCCTCACAGGTGGCCAGGTGATCTCTGAAGAAGTCGGACTGAGTCTGGAGACGGCTACCATCGAGCAGCTAGGTAGCGCCAAGCGCATTCAGGTTACTAAAGAAAACACGACTATCATCGACGGCGAAGGCAGCCATGACGATATCAGCGCCCGTGTTTCTCAGATTCGTACCCAGATAGAGGAGGCTACATCTGACTACGATAAGGAAAAAATGCAGGAACGCGTAGCCAAATTGGCCGGCGGTGTTGCTGTAATCAAGGTTGGTGCAGCAACAGAAGTCGAAATGAAAGAGAAAAAAGCACGCGTAGAAGATGCACTGCATGCTACCCGTGCTGCGGTAGAGGAAGGCGTAGTCCCCGGTGGCGGTGTAGCACTGATCCGCATTTCAGACGCCGTTAAAAAGATCAAAGGTGATAACCCCGACCAGGACGTTGGTATCACTATCACACTGCGTGCGCTGGAGGATCCACTGCGCCAGATCGTTGCCAATGCCGGAGCAGAAGGCTCCGTCGTCGTTAGCAAGATCGCAGAAGGTAAAGGCAACTTCGGTTACAACGCTGCCACCGGTGAATACGGTGACATGATCGAAATGGGTATCCTCGATCCGACTAAGGTAACTCGTACAGCTCTGCAGAATGCAGCATCTATTGCGGGCCTGATGATCACCACTGAAGCAATGGTTGCTGATAAACCCAGCGATGCTGCTGCTGGTGGTGGTATGCCAGATATGGGCGGTATGGGTGGCATGGGTGGTATGATGTAA